The genomic interval CGCCGGAAGATCAGGATCGAGGTTGGTTAAGTGCAGATGCGCCGTCATAATCCCTGCCACCCCCGCTTCGATGGCAGCCACAAAGGGCGGAAATTCCACCCGCCGCACACGCTCAAGATTGTGCTGGATGATTGCCGCGTCATGGTGGGGATCGGTGGCGGTGTCGCCATGTCCGGGGAAGTGCTTCGCTACGGCTAACACTCCCACAGACTGCTGTCCGCGCACAAAGGCTGCCCCTAATGTCCCTACCAATTCAGGATCATCGCCAAAGGAACGGATGCCAATGACGGGGTTGGCGGGATTCACGTTCACATCAAGGCAAGGGGCAAGATTCATCGTAATGCCCATCGCCAAGAGTTCGCGCCCTAGAAGCCGTCCTGCTTCAAAGGCAAGATCGCTTGAGCGTGTTGCCCCCAATGCCATGTTGCCGGGGAGTTCGGTTGCCCCGCCGGTGATGGCAACAAGCTGCCCCCCTTCTTGATCAATGGCAATCAGCGGTGAGGGGTGTCCGCCCTTTTTCGCCGCCCGGTAGAGCGATCCACTCAGATCGCGCAGTTGGGATGGCGAAAGGACGTTTTTATCCCGAAATAAACAGAAGGCTGCGATCTGTCCGCTTTCCACACCCCGCAGCACATCCGGGGGCGGGGTATACCCCACGAAACTGTGCATGAATTGGCGCATGATGGGTAACACCCTAGCCTTTGGAGCCTGTGAGCGCGATGCTCTCCACGAAATACCGTTGGGTCAGAAAAAAGACAACCAACAGCGGAATGACAAACAAGACCGATGCCGCCATGACATCTTGCCAGGGCAGAGGCGACACTTGTAGGTTGTTCTTCTGTGCCACATAGATCGGCATGGTGAACAAGACGGATTTCTGCAAGTAAAGCAGCGGTTGCAACAGGTTGTTCCACTGCCCCACAAACAAGAACACCGAAATGGTGGCAATTGCCGGACGGCACAGGGGCATGATCACAAACCACCAAATTTGGAGCGGGTTTGCCCCATCAAGCATTGCCGCCTCATCAAGTTCCTTCGGCAGCCCTAGCATAAACTGCCGCAGCAAGAAGATCATCGACGCGCCACCAGCGAAAAAGCCGGGGATGGTGATTGGGTTGAAGGTTTGAATCCAATCCAACCGGTGGAACAAAACATACTGCGGGACGAGCGTCGCCTGATAGGGCAGCAGGAGAGTCCCCATCATCATAGCAAAGACCAGCCCCTTCCCTTTCCAGTCTAGGCGGCTGAAGGCGAATGCCACCAACGAGATCGAGAGAACCGTCCCAAACAACACTAAGGTGACAATGAAAATGCTGTTGGTGTAGGCACGGGAAAAGGATTCCTCGCTGATCAGTTTCCCAAAGTTATTCCACTGCGGAATGGCTGGCAGAAGGTTCAACTGCGGCTGCTGGACTTCCTCAATGGTTTTCAGCGATGTTCCCGCCATCCACATAAGAGGAAAGACGAAAAACAAGGAGAGAAATGCCATGCACGCATAGAAGATGAATAAACGTATACCAATGACCCCTCGCCGAAACTCAAAGCGAGGCATTGCGGTCTTCGGTGTGTCGAACGAACTGGTGATAGTTGCCATGGTTGCCTTAAGCCTCGTAATGTACCCAGCGCCGACTCCAACGGAATTGGAGCGCCGTCACGGTCAGGATCAATGCGGCGAGAATCCAGGAAACCGCCGCCCCTTCGCCAATCTGCCCTTGCTGGAACGTCCGTGTGAACAGGAAGTACGCTGCACTGCGTAGGCTG from Anaerolineales bacterium carries:
- a CDS encoding carbohydrate ABC transporter permease → MATITSSFDTPKTAMPRFEFRRGVIGIRLFIFYACMAFLSLFFVFPLMWMAGTSLKTIEEVQQPQLNLLPAIPQWNNFGKLISEESFSRAYTNSIFIVTLVLFGTVLSISLVAFAFSRLDWKGKGLVFAMMMGTLLLPYQATLVPQYVLFHRLDWIQTFNPITIPGFFAGGASMIFLLRQFMLGLPKELDEAAMLDGANPLQIWWFVIMPLCRPAIATISVFLFVGQWNNLLQPLLYLQKSVLFTMPIYVAQKNNLQVSPLPWQDVMAASVLFVIPLLVVFFLTQRYFVESIALTGSKG